One window from the genome of Actinoplanes teichomyceticus ATCC 31121 encodes:
- a CDS encoding MarR family winged helix-turn-helix transcriptional regulator: MRESTALDEMICFQLYAASRAMTAVYRPLLDPHGLTYPQYLVLRVLWHDGPTTVRDLGRTLRLDSGTLSPLLKRLEAQGLLTRARGADDERTVLVALTETGVRLRDEIGDLTPALLCSVNLTVDELHQLHHLLIRARG, translated from the coding sequence ATGCGGGAGAGCACGGCACTGGACGAGATGATCTGCTTCCAGCTTTATGCGGCCAGCCGCGCGATGACCGCGGTGTACCGGCCACTGCTCGACCCGCACGGCCTGACCTATCCGCAATACCTGGTGCTGCGCGTGCTGTGGCACGACGGCCCCACCACGGTGCGTGACCTCGGGCGCACCCTGCGCCTCGACAGCGGCACCCTGTCCCCGCTGCTGAAGCGCCTCGAGGCGCAGGGCCTGCTGACCCGCGCCCGCGGCGCCGACGACGAGCGCACCGTCCTGGTCGCTCTCACCGAGACCGGCGTGCGGCTGCGTGACGAGATCGGCGACCTCACCCCGGCCCTGCTCTGCTCGGTGAACCTCACCGTCGACGAGCTCCACCAACTGCACCACCTGCTCATCCGCGCCCGCGGCTGA
- a CDS encoding NAD-dependent epimerase/dehydratase family protein gives MRILILGGSGFVGRALADEALAAGHLVTVFNRGHRAPVPGTRLLVGDRLADGGLDALRSGTWDAVVDTWSAQADAVGAAAALLAGRAGHLTYVSSRSVYRWLAPGPLTEHAPLTAADDPGYGGDKLRAEHATAAFGGPVLLARAGLILGPYEDVGRLPWWLRRLRRGGPTLAPGPRELPLQYVDARDLARFILANTGLDDAVNVVSEPGHTTMGELLETANRVTGGHARLCWTDPQQIVAAGVQPWTDLPIWFPPGEVHDFMHRADVSRALAAGLRCRPVAETVADTWAWLTSLPGAAPQRADRPTVGLDPAVEETLLPA, from the coding sequence ATGCGGATCCTGATCCTGGGCGGCAGCGGCTTCGTCGGCCGCGCGCTGGCCGACGAGGCCCTCGCGGCCGGGCACCTCGTCACAGTGTTCAACCGCGGCCACCGTGCCCCGGTGCCCGGCACCCGGCTGCTGGTCGGCGACCGGCTCGCCGACGGCGGCCTCGACGCGCTGCGCAGCGGCACGTGGGACGCCGTGGTCGACACCTGGTCGGCGCAGGCCGACGCGGTCGGCGCGGCCGCCGCGCTGCTCGCCGGCCGCGCCGGCCATCTGACGTACGTCTCCAGCCGCTCGGTCTACCGCTGGCTCGCCCCGGGTCCGCTGACCGAGCACGCCCCGCTGACCGCGGCCGACGACCCCGGTTACGGCGGGGACAAGCTGCGCGCCGAGCACGCGACCGCCGCGTTCGGCGGCCCGGTGCTGCTGGCCCGGGCGGGGCTGATCCTCGGCCCGTACGAGGACGTCGGCCGCCTGCCGTGGTGGCTGCGCCGCCTGCGCCGCGGCGGCCCCACCCTGGCGCCCGGGCCGCGCGAGCTGCCCCTGCAGTACGTCGACGCCCGCGACCTGGCCCGGTTCATCCTGGCCAACACCGGCCTGGACGACGCCGTCAACGTGGTCAGCGAACCCGGCCACACCACGATGGGCGAGCTGCTGGAGACCGCCAACCGGGTCACCGGCGGCCACGCGCGGCTGTGCTGGACCGACCCGCAGCAGATCGTGGCCGCCGGCGTGCAGCCGTGGACGGACCTGCCGATCTGGTTCCCGCCGGGTGAGGTCCACGACTTCATGCACCGCGCCGACGTGAGCCGGGCGCTGGCGGCCGGGCTGCGCTGCCGCCCGGTCGCCGAGACGGTCGCGGACACCTGGGCGTGGCTGACCTCGCTGCCCGGGGCCGCCCCGCAGCGCGCCGACCGGCCGACGGTCGGCCTCGACCCGGCCGTGGAGGAGACACTGCTGCCGGCCTGA
- a CDS encoding endonuclease/exonuclease/phosphatase family protein, whose product MRLATFNLLHGRSLSDNTVHADRVRAAVADLDADVLGLQEVDRAQPRSGHLDLTALAAEALGAPVHRFAAAVVGTPGHIWHPWHAEADVSHPQYGIALVSRYPVQRWQITQLPAAPIRSPVVTGEGVLLLKDEPRVMLAAVLQTPHGLLSVGTTHLSFVPGWNVRQLRHAVRALRALPAPRILLGDLNMPAGPARAFTGWRPLARAATFPSPSPRTQLDHVLADPRGRAPLGRVVQVRTPHPPVSDHRPLVVRLDR is encoded by the coding sequence GTGCGCCTGGCCACGTTCAACCTGCTGCACGGCAGATCGCTGTCCGACAACACCGTCCACGCCGACCGGGTCCGGGCCGCCGTCGCCGACCTCGACGCCGACGTGCTGGGCCTGCAGGAGGTCGACCGGGCCCAGCCGCGTTCGGGGCACCTGGACCTGACCGCGCTGGCCGCCGAGGCGCTGGGCGCGCCGGTGCACCGCTTCGCCGCCGCGGTCGTCGGCACCCCCGGACACATCTGGCACCCCTGGCACGCCGAGGCCGACGTCTCCCACCCGCAGTACGGGATCGCCCTGGTCAGCCGCTACCCGGTGCAGCGCTGGCAGATCACCCAGCTGCCGGCCGCGCCGATCCGCTCGCCGGTGGTCACCGGCGAAGGCGTGCTGCTGCTCAAGGACGAGCCGCGGGTGATGCTGGCCGCCGTGCTGCAGACCCCGCACGGGCTGCTGAGCGTCGGCACCACGCACCTGTCGTTCGTGCCCGGCTGGAACGTGCGCCAGCTGCGGCACGCGGTGCGGGCGCTGCGCGCGCTGCCCGCCCCGCGGATCCTGCTCGGTGACCTGAACATGCCGGCCGGCCCGGCGCGGGCGTTCACCGGCTGGCGGCCGCTGGCGCGCGCGGCGACGTTCCCGAGCCCGTCGCCGCGTACCCAGCTCGATCACGTGCTGGCCGATCCGCGCGGGCGGGCACCGCTGGGGCGGGTGGTCCAGGTCCGTACCCCGCACCCGCCGGTCTCCGATCACCGGCCGCTGGTGGTGCGGCTCGACCGTTAG
- a CDS encoding helix-turn-helix domain-containing protein, with product MRREELAQLTGLSVDYILRLEQGRAVNPSAQVAAHWPAPCSATARRTRHCTTPTSPAAAAIVADLKDAVTRYPGDAGLNTLVIALRNTSELFAALWTSVSAAAPRQRTRDHPAPRWSAN from the coding sequence TTGCGGCGAGAAGAGCTGGCGCAGCTGACCGGCCTGTCGGTCGACTACATCCTCCGGCTGGAGCAAGGCCGGGCGGTCAACCCGTCCGCGCAGGTCGCGGCGCACTGGCCCGCGCCCTGTTCGGCGACGGCCCGGCGCACCCGGCACTGCACAACACCCACTTCGCCGGCGGCCGCCGCCATCGTGGCCGACCTCAAGGACGCCGTCACCCGCTACCCCGGCGACGCTGGACTCAACACCCTGGTCATCGCCCTACGGAACACCTCCGAGCTCTTCGCCGCCCTGTGGACCTCGGTATCCGCGGCCGCCCCACGCCAGCGAACGCGAGACCATCCAGCACCCCGATGGTCGGCGAACTGA
- a CDS encoding sulfite exporter TauE/SafE family protein, protein MIATLLIAAAAAGWVDAVVGGGGLLLLPALMVAAPQLPLPTALGTNKLAAICGTGTAAVTYARRTRIDWAVAGPSAALAMLCAGCGAALAGAIPAGAYRPVVLLVLIAVAVFVTVRPAMGLAEHPEKRTTLRRGLAVAAAGGVVAAYDGLIGPGTGTFLVLVFTTIVGADFVHGSAMAKLVNTGTNLGALIVFAATGHVHWLLGAGMAVCNIAGAVAGARMALRRGSGFVRVVLLLVVLALIIKLGVDQIRMAG, encoded by the coding sequence GTGATCGCCACGCTGCTGATCGCGGCCGCCGCGGCCGGCTGGGTCGACGCGGTCGTCGGCGGCGGCGGTCTGCTGCTGCTGCCCGCCCTGATGGTCGCCGCCCCGCAACTGCCGTTACCGACCGCCCTGGGCACCAACAAACTCGCCGCGATCTGCGGCACCGGCACCGCCGCGGTGACCTACGCCCGCCGCACCCGGATCGACTGGGCGGTCGCCGGCCCGTCGGCCGCGCTCGCGATGCTCTGCGCCGGCTGCGGCGCCGCGCTGGCCGGGGCGATCCCGGCCGGCGCCTACCGGCCGGTCGTGCTGCTGGTGCTGATCGCGGTCGCGGTCTTCGTGACCGTGCGCCCGGCCATGGGCCTGGCCGAGCACCCGGAGAAACGCACCACGCTGCGCCGGGGCCTGGCGGTCGCGGCCGCCGGCGGGGTGGTCGCCGCCTACGACGGGCTGATCGGGCCGGGCACCGGCACGTTCCTGGTGCTGGTGTTCACCACGATCGTCGGCGCCGACTTCGTGCACGGATCGGCGATGGCGAAACTGGTCAACACCGGCACCAACCTGGGCGCGCTGATCGTGTTCGCCGCCACCGGGCACGTGCACTGGCTGCTGGGCGCGGGCATGGCGGTCTGCAACATCGCCGGCGCGGTGGCCGGCGCCCGGATGGCGCTGCGGCGCGGCTCCGGCTTCGTCCGCGTGGTGCTGCTGCTCGTGGTGCTCGCCCTGATCATCAAGCTCGGCGTCGATCAGATAAGAATGGCCGGATGA
- a CDS encoding heme-degrading domain-containing protein: protein MSDDELQTLIAEVEEQERRLVFPRFDEADAWALGCLLVNLATERNLPVAVDIRRGQQQLFHAGLPGSTADNDTWIERKVRVVYRFASSSYLVGRRLAAKGRELDAAMGVDPARFAAHGGAFPIRVPGVGVVGAVTVSGLPQAEDHALVVEAVETFLAADDE from the coding sequence ATGAGCGACGACGAGTTGCAGACCCTGATCGCCGAGGTGGAAGAGCAGGAACGCCGCCTGGTCTTCCCCCGCTTCGACGAGGCCGACGCGTGGGCCCTCGGCTGCCTGCTGGTCAATCTGGCCACCGAGCGGAACCTGCCGGTCGCGGTGGACATCCGCCGCGGGCAGCAGCAGCTGTTCCACGCCGGCCTGCCCGGCTCCACCGCCGACAACGACACCTGGATCGAGCGCAAGGTGCGCGTCGTCTACCGGTTCGCCAGTTCCTCGTACCTGGTGGGGCGCCGGCTCGCGGCCAAGGGCCGGGAGCTGGACGCGGCCATGGGCGTCGACCCGGCCCGCTTCGCCGCGCACGGCGGCGCCTTCCCGATCCGGGTGCCCGGCGTCGGGGTGGTCGGCGCCGTGACCGTCTCCGGGCTGCCGCAGGCCGAGGACCACGCGCTGGTGGTCGAGGCGGTGGAGACGTTCCTGGCCGCCGACGACGAGTGA
- a CDS encoding GNAT family N-acetyltransferase, which yields MPAIRFVKLSPAALTALVAGDLDAAGRAAGITLSQYLLDESWLWRIRLDDIRRNPEAADWIARAAVAEPEHIVVGHGGFHGPPDADGIVEVAYSVDPAHRRRGYAKAMLRALLERADADPRITAVRASIRPDNTGSRATIKGFGFQKIGEQWDAEDGLEDVFLRTKRHRAWRGVLRTAGR from the coding sequence ATGCCGGCCATCCGATTCGTGAAGCTCTCCCCCGCCGCGCTGACCGCCCTCGTCGCGGGCGACCTGGACGCCGCCGGCCGGGCCGCCGGGATCACGCTGAGCCAGTACCTGCTCGACGAGAGCTGGCTGTGGCGGATCCGGCTCGACGACATCCGGCGCAACCCCGAGGCCGCCGACTGGATCGCCCGCGCCGCGGTCGCCGAGCCCGAGCACATCGTCGTCGGGCACGGTGGCTTCCACGGTCCGCCCGACGCCGACGGCATCGTCGAGGTCGCCTACTCGGTCGACCCCGCCCACCGCCGCCGCGGCTACGCCAAGGCCATGCTGCGGGCGCTGCTGGAACGCGCCGACGCCGACCCCCGCATCACCGCGGTGCGGGCCAGCATCCGGCCGGACAACACCGGCTCGCGCGCCACCATCAAAGGCTTCGGCTTCCAGAAGATCGGCGAGCAGTGGGACGCCGAGGACGGGCTGGAGGACGTCTTCCTCCGTACCAAGCGCCACCGCGCCTGGCGCGGCGTGCTGCGCACCGCCGGACGGTGA
- a CDS encoding Rrf2 family transcriptional regulator has product MSANSRLTIATHALTWIGLYQQRGHEVATSEQIATSVNTNPVVIRRLLATLSKAGLVVSRRGAGAGWMLGRDLAAITLLDVYQAIEPGPVFAMHPATPNPGCVVGHGIGPALTTVYDDVEAALRRQLASTTLQDVLQDILKAS; this is encoded by the coding sequence GTGAGCGCGAACAGCAGACTGACCATCGCCACACATGCACTGACCTGGATCGGTCTGTATCAGCAGCGCGGCCACGAGGTCGCCACCTCTGAGCAGATCGCGACGAGCGTCAACACCAACCCGGTGGTGATCCGCCGCCTGCTCGCCACGCTGAGCAAGGCCGGCCTGGTCGTGTCCCGGCGCGGGGCCGGGGCGGGCTGGATGCTCGGCCGGGACCTGGCAGCCATCACTTTGCTCGACGTCTACCAAGCGATCGAGCCGGGGCCGGTCTTCGCCATGCATCCCGCGACACCGAACCCCGGATGCGTCGTGGGCCACGGCATCGGACCGGCTCTGACCACGGTCTACGACGACGTGGAGGCCGCCCTGCGCAGGCAGCTCGCCAGCACCACGCTTCAGGATGTCCTGCAGGACATCCTGAAGGCCTCCTGA
- a CDS encoding nuclear transport factor 2 family protein, with amino-acid sequence MTTNTQITRNVAEEFVQRLGKQDPDGIQELFAQKIDWYVPGSDTVSWTGRRTRREEVAPYFTTMWPHFVPGRSVVDLKGIIADGDDAILLAVWTHTVAATGKEFTTPAAIHLTVEDGRITRLHLYEDTLTVDKAFNAG; translated from the coding sequence ATGACGACGAACACGCAGATCACGCGGAATGTGGCCGAAGAGTTCGTACAGCGCCTCGGCAAGCAGGACCCCGACGGCATCCAGGAACTCTTCGCCCAGAAGATCGATTGGTACGTCCCCGGCAGCGACACGGTGTCGTGGACCGGGCGCCGTACCCGCCGGGAGGAGGTCGCACCGTACTTCACCACGATGTGGCCGCACTTCGTGCCCGGCCGCAGCGTGGTCGACCTGAAGGGCATCATCGCCGACGGCGATGATGCCATCCTGCTGGCGGTCTGGACGCACACCGTCGCGGCCACCGGCAAGGAGTTCACCACGCCGGCGGCCATCCATCTGACGGTCGAGGACGGCCGGATCACCCGCCTGCACCTCTACGAAGACACGCTCACCGTCGACAAGGCCTTCAACGCCGGCTGA